In one Saccharibacillus brassicae genomic region, the following are encoded:
- a CDS encoding TrkH family potassium uptake protein: MFKPVRSRNPLLRLNPPQVLAAGFLVMILAGSGLLCLPAASASGQSMAYLDAVFMAASATCVTGLSVVNPGVDLTTFGQLVLIGLVQIGGLGFMTVATLIALVFRRRITFRERLILQETLSQSSTEGIIRLIRKVLVYAIVIESVGAILLFARFSFEMPLGQAAYFGAFHSISIFNNAGFDLFGAIEGRAGSLIHYVDDPFINLIAMPMILLGGIGFIVIADLLAFPKKRKLSLHSKVVLSMTGALVIVGAIVIFVFEFNNPATLKPLDLSGKTFASFFQSVTSRSAGLATLDVGALRQATQFFIVIMMFIGAAPGSAGGGIKVTTFAILIGAVLAMIRGRQDIVFFRYRIAQDRVYKAITFSLLSFLLIVVAAMILSVTENYSFLGILFETTSAYATAGISMGLTSQLTPFGQFLIIVLMFVGRLGPITLAFTLTPKMDKEPFRYPEGKVTIG; encoded by the coding sequence ATGTTCAAACCCGTAAGAAGCCGAAATCCGCTGCTCAGACTCAATCCGCCCCAAGTGTTGGCCGCCGGTTTCCTCGTCATGATTCTGGCCGGTTCCGGCCTTTTGTGCCTTCCGGCCGCTTCCGCCTCCGGGCAATCGATGGCTTACCTCGATGCCGTGTTCATGGCCGCTTCGGCGACGTGCGTCACCGGACTGTCCGTCGTCAATCCCGGCGTCGACCTGACGACGTTCGGGCAGCTCGTTCTGATCGGGCTCGTCCAGATCGGGGGACTCGGCTTCATGACCGTCGCCACGCTGATCGCGCTGGTGTTCCGCCGCCGGATCACGTTCCGCGAACGGCTGATTTTGCAGGAAACGCTGAGCCAGAGCTCGACGGAAGGTATCATTCGGCTGATCCGCAAAGTGCTGGTGTACGCGATCGTGATCGAATCGGTCGGCGCGATTCTGTTGTTCGCCCGTTTCTCGTTTGAAATGCCGCTGGGACAGGCCGCCTATTTCGGCGCTTTTCATAGCATCTCCATTTTTAACAATGCGGGCTTCGACCTGTTCGGGGCTATCGAAGGCCGGGCGGGCAGCCTGATCCATTACGTGGATGACCCGTTTATCAACCTGATCGCCATGCCGATGATTCTGCTCGGCGGCATCGGTTTTATCGTCATTGCCGACCTGCTCGCTTTTCCCAAAAAGCGCAAACTGTCGCTGCACAGCAAAGTCGTGCTGTCGATGACCGGCGCTCTCGTTATCGTCGGCGCAATCGTGATCTTCGTGTTCGAATTCAACAATCCCGCGACGCTCAAGCCGCTGGATCTGTCCGGCAAAACGTTTGCTTCGTTTTTCCAGTCGGTCACTTCCCGTTCGGCCGGTCTCGCGACGCTCGACGTGGGCGCGCTGCGGCAGGCGACGCAGTTCTTCATCGTCATCATGATGTTTATCGGCGCGGCTCCCGGCTCGGCCGGAGGCGGCATCAAAGTGACCACGTTCGCCATCCTGATCGGAGCGGTGCTCGCCATGATCCGCGGCCGGCAGGATATCGTCTTTTTCCGCTACCGGATCGCGCAGGACCGCGTATACAAAGCGATCACGTTTTCCCTGCTGTCTTTTCTGCTGATCGTCGTGGCCGCCATGATCTTGTCCGTCACGGAAAACTATTCGTTCCTCGGTATCTTGTTCGAAACGACGTCCGCCTACGCGACCGCAGGCATCTCGATGGGATTGACGTCCCAACTGACGCCGTTCGGACAATTCCTGATCATCGTTCTCATGTTCGTCGGCCGACTCGGGCCGATCACGCTCGCTTTTACCCTGACGCCGAAAATGGACAAAGAGCCGTTCCGCTATCCGGAAGGCAAAGTGACCATCGGCTGA
- a CDS encoding MFS transporter, with protein sequence MENKKRQEARQGRPVPARGAESGRKANSEAAGARRSSLLRHPVFGRMFAAYGISVFGDWFDVIAIQVLIGYRWQASPLEIALVPVCMALPGMLLGTAAGTAADRWNRLALMRLCDVLTALATLGILFVPNLYGLFPLLALRAALGVFNVPAQQALTRRVVDEERLIDASSLNGLASQLSRIAGPLAGAAVLALLSPQACMLINAGARLLSYGILKTVPREADRGPEPAGQAKGKGGSNFRREWREGWALIRRTPPLLRAMAFALCGMLVVQMIDFQFISLFRAIAPDRETAIGWLLAASGVSAAAAAAANMRFGPLRRSGYGLKLGGSYVLIGLSILLLGLLPTGASTAALLGLGLLLGAGNGLFMVTFNHALQTQTPANMTGRVFGIQGTLLSAVMLAAPPLGGLLVQRFGPGPVFAAAGLSILLLGAAGFVFGRTFWKTTPAK encoded by the coding sequence ATGGAGAACAAGAAGAGGCAAGAAGCAAGACAGGGCCGCCCGGTCCCGGCAAGAGGCGCGGAAAGCGGTCGCAAGGCAAACAGCGAGGCCGCGGGCGCCCGCCGGTCTTCGCTGCTCCGGCATCCGGTCTTTGGCCGGATGTTCGCGGCGTACGGCATTTCCGTATTCGGCGACTGGTTCGACGTGATCGCGATCCAGGTACTGATCGGCTACCGCTGGCAGGCGAGCCCGCTGGAGATCGCGCTGGTGCCCGTCTGTATGGCGCTGCCGGGCATGCTGCTCGGCACGGCAGCGGGAACGGCCGCCGACCGCTGGAACCGGCTCGCGCTGATGCGCCTGTGCGACGTGCTCACGGCGCTGGCCACGCTGGGCATTTTGTTCGTTCCGAACCTGTACGGGCTGTTTCCGCTGCTGGCGCTGCGGGCCGCGCTCGGCGTATTCAACGTGCCGGCGCAGCAGGCGCTGACCCGCCGCGTCGTCGACGAGGAGCGTCTGATCGACGCGTCCTCGCTCAACGGCCTGGCCAGCCAACTGTCGCGGATCGCCGGGCCGCTTGCCGGGGCGGCCGTGCTCGCGCTGCTGTCGCCGCAGGCGTGCATGCTGATCAATGCCGGCGCGCGGCTGCTGTCGTACGGCATTTTGAAGACCGTTCCCCGGGAGGCCGATCGAGGTCCGGAACCTGCCGGGCAGGCGAAGGGCAAAGGCGGCTCGAACTTCCGCCGCGAATGGCGGGAAGGCTGGGCGTTGATCCGCCGCACTCCGCCGCTGCTGCGCGCGATGGCGTTCGCGCTGTGCGGCATGCTCGTCGTGCAGATGATCGACTTCCAGTTCATCAGCCTGTTTCGCGCGATCGCGCCGGACCGCGAGACGGCGATCGGCTGGCTGCTGGCCGCTTCCGGCGTGTCGGCGGCCGCTGCGGCCGCGGCCAATATGCGCTTCGGGCCGCTGCGGCGCAGCGGGTACGGGCTCAAGCTCGGCGGGAGCTATGTCCTGATCGGACTGTCGATCCTGCTGCTCGGCCTGCTGCCGACCGGCGCTTCGACCGCCGCGCTGCTCGGCCTCGGGCTGCTGCTCGGAGCGGGCAACGGGCTGTTCATGGTCACGTTCAACCATGCGCTTCAGACCCAGACGCCGGCTAATATGACCGGCCGCGTCTTCGGCATCCAGGGCACGCTGCTGAGCGCGGTCATGCTCGCGGCTCCGCCGCTTGGCGGGCTGTTGGTGCAGCGGTTCGGACCGGGCCCCGTATTCGCGGCGGCCGGACTGTCGATTCTGCTGCTCGGAGCGGCGGGATTTGTGTTCGGACGGACTTTTTGGAAGACGACGCCTGCGAAGTAG
- a CDS encoding ABC transporter substrate-binding protein — MAKWSRLLGAACLSGVLLMLTACGNGQSADGKVHIEFFQNKPEAKGSFDKLIAKFNEENPDIVVTQTNPPDAETVLMTRVVKNDVPDVIGMGATDTYSVLGQSEIFADLAGEPFLDRINPRYMQMLNDLTGEEAITGIPYAANADGIMYNRKIFEELNLDVPKTWDEFMDTAQKIQDAGITPFYLTYKDDWTTNLLFNALAPNIAGIDFFLERRDDKVTFADPVMREVAEKALAVLPYGTNDNFGRTYADGNRAFANGEAAMYIQGSWAIPEIRKANADIDLGFFATPTGDDAESNNLVSGVDTLLAVAESTDHREESMKFIEFLIADENISQYIKEQTAFSAVEGIDQNDPAVAELQPYFDSGRLVDFADHYIPAAVQLNSLVQEFLQRGDVDAFLKRLDSEWTKVANRRS; from the coding sequence ATGGCAAAATGGAGCAGACTGCTGGGAGCGGCGTGCTTGTCGGGCGTGCTGCTCATGCTGACGGCCTGCGGAAACGGCCAATCGGCTGACGGGAAAGTACATATCGAGTTTTTCCAAAACAAGCCGGAAGCCAAAGGTTCGTTCGACAAGCTGATCGCGAAGTTCAACGAGGAGAATCCGGACATCGTCGTCACGCAGACCAATCCGCCGGACGCCGAGACGGTGCTCATGACGCGGGTCGTCAAAAACGACGTGCCGGACGTCATCGGGATGGGCGCGACGGACACGTACTCCGTCCTCGGACAAAGCGAGATTTTCGCCGATCTGGCCGGAGAGCCTTTTCTGGACCGGATTAATCCCCGCTATATGCAGATGCTGAACGATCTGACCGGCGAGGAAGCGATTACCGGCATTCCCTACGCGGCCAATGCCGACGGGATTATGTACAACCGCAAAATTTTCGAAGAGCTGAATCTGGACGTGCCGAAGACGTGGGACGAGTTCATGGACACCGCGCAGAAGATTCAGGACGCGGGCATCACGCCGTTCTATCTCACGTACAAAGACGACTGGACGACCAATCTGCTGTTCAACGCGCTGGCCCCGAACATCGCCGGCATCGACTTTTTCCTGGAACGGCGCGACGACAAAGTGACGTTCGCGGATCCCGTCATGCGCGAAGTCGCCGAGAAAGCGCTCGCCGTGCTGCCTTACGGCACGAACGACAACTTCGGCCGCACGTACGCCGACGGCAACCGCGCTTTCGCCAACGGCGAAGCCGCGATGTATATTCAGGGCAGCTGGGCGATCCCGGAGATCCGCAAAGCCAACGCCGATATCGACCTCGGCTTCTTCGCGACTCCGACCGGCGACGACGCCGAAAGCAACAATCTCGTCTCCGGCGTCGATACGCTGCTGGCCGTCGCCGAAAGCACCGACCACCGCGAAGAATCGATGAAATTTATCGAATTCCTGATCGCGGACGAGAACATTTCGCAGTACATCAAGGAACAGACCGCCTTTTCCGCCGTCGAAGGCATCGACCAGAACGATCCGGCCGTGGCCGAGCTTCAGCCTTATTTCGACTCCGGCCGCCTCGTCGACTTTGCCGACCATTACATCCCGGCCGCCGTACAGCTCAACTCGCTCGTGCAGGAATTCCTTCAGCGCGGCGACGTCGACGCTTTCCTGAAGCGCCTCGACAGCGAATGGACCAAAGTCGCCAACCGCAGATCCTGA
- a CDS encoding CsbD family protein, which yields MSDNGLGDKIKAGVNKAKGEIKDQVGNAKNDPGMQADGKMDKAKGAVQEKIGEAKDRH from the coding sequence ATGAGCGACAACGGACTTGGCGACAAAATCAAGGCAGGCGTGAACAAAGCCAAAGGCGAGATCAAAGATCAGGTCGGCAATGCGAAGAACGATCCGGGCATGCAAGCTGACGGCAAGATGGACAAAGCCAAAGGCGCCGTACAGGAAAAAATCGGCGAAGCCAAAGACCGCCACTAA
- a CDS encoding winged helix-turn-helix domain-containing protein, whose translation MAVISFDDERMEAACGGRDMKLLAKEYALLRFLHDNVNRVFSRDQLLDRVWPGEYPVDRTVDDHVYRLRKKLKAAGGPSIETIRGIGYSLALSPSPVGADALSLRDPAVQEAMNGIFARYHRLGQGRALLALAAQRESLGFELDAFYALYVHFVEGDLRWFVTHEAAPIRERIYWLLLFYLVVDTPEPKSAVCERALRLRALPPEGHREMEILNIADLYAEEGRIGEALSTLDTARRVSREQALDGFVVPIEISALYVRLMQGDPALAERQSAEAARLLEREPYLRELAGYRLLEGARLLLAGSAAAGEALIREGLDTLARSGFVPHRLLALRRLVGVLDRHAPGGDAGRRYAKQLQAEYAKFGLDEWQDRLGERILDYLDRLEESL comes from the coding sequence GTGGCGGTGATTAGTTTTGACGACGAGCGGATGGAAGCCGCATGCGGCGGAAGGGACATGAAGCTGCTGGCCAAAGAGTATGCGCTGCTGCGCTTTTTGCACGACAACGTCAACCGGGTGTTCAGCCGCGACCAACTGCTGGACCGGGTCTGGCCGGGCGAATACCCGGTCGACCGCACGGTGGACGATCACGTCTACCGGCTGCGCAAAAAGCTCAAAGCGGCGGGCGGGCCGTCGATCGAGACGATTCGCGGCATCGGGTACAGCCTGGCGCTGAGTCCGTCGCCTGTAGGCGCCGACGCACTGTCGCTGCGCGATCCGGCGGTGCAGGAAGCGATGAACGGCATCTTCGCGCGGTATCACCGTCTGGGACAGGGCCGGGCGCTGCTCGCGTTGGCGGCGCAGCGGGAATCGCTCGGCTTCGAGCTGGACGCGTTCTACGCCTTGTACGTGCATTTCGTCGAAGGGGACCTGCGCTGGTTCGTGACGCACGAAGCTGCGCCGATCCGCGAGCGGATCTATTGGCTGCTGCTGTTCTATCTGGTCGTCGATACGCCGGAGCCCAAGTCGGCCGTATGCGAACGCGCGCTTCGGCTGCGCGCCCTGCCGCCCGAAGGGCACCGGGAGATGGAGATTCTGAACATCGCCGACCTGTACGCGGAGGAAGGACGGATCGGCGAAGCGCTGTCCACGCTGGATACCGCCCGCCGCGTGTCGCGGGAACAGGCTCTGGACGGATTCGTCGTCCCGATCGAGATCAGCGCGTTGTACGTCCGGCTGATGCAGGGCGATCCGGCCCTTGCGGAGCGGCAGTCTGCGGAAGCGGCCCGGCTGCTCGAACGCGAGCCTTATTTGCGCGAGCTGGCCGGCTACCGGCTGCTCGAAGGAGCCCGGCTGCTGCTTGCGGGCAGCGCCGCGGCAGGCGAGGCGCTGATCCGCGAAGGGCTGGACACGCTTGCGCGGTCGGGCTTCGTGCCGCATCGGCTGCTCGCGCTGCGCAGGCTGGTCGGCGTGCTGGACCGGCATGCGCCAGGCGGGGACGCCGGGCGCCGCTACGCGAAGCAGCTGCAGGCGGAATACGCGAAGTTCGGTCTGGACGAATGGCAGGACCGGCTCGGCGAACGCATTCTCGATTATTTGGACCGGCTGGAAGAGTCCCTCTGA
- a CDS encoding HNH endonuclease, whose translation MYCGEPKPLGDFLRRTGKRSGSESRRGACRDCRKRRRSPNLEAPDAASDPMPPSAEARPHEPLPEEVEAVEAAPKRRVRRPPPEPPADALLEPTREAELRPTRQGTIRMRGRTDKGRRWQQETDLEMARCLVREHAAVLVNRFTIRRLYTNRTFRRYILERDRYTCHFCGEYGDTIDHLLPRAKGGHTTPLNCVCACMLCNQNKADRDLDEFMEDAEPFDAPASGGVESGSPSSP comes from the coding sequence CTGTACTGCGGCGAGCCGAAGCCGCTCGGAGACTTCCTGCGCCGGACCGGCAAGCGGTCCGGCAGCGAATCGCGGCGCGGGGCCTGCCGCGACTGCCGCAAGCGGCGCCGGTCGCCGAATCTGGAGGCGCCCGACGCGGCATCCGACCCGATGCCGCCTTCGGCCGAAGCGCGGCCGCATGAGCCGCTGCCCGAAGAAGTCGAAGCGGTCGAAGCCGCGCCCAAGCGGCGCGTTCGGCGTCCGCCGCCGGAACCGCCGGCCGACGCGCTGCTGGAGCCGACGCGCGAAGCCGAGCTGCGGCCGACCCGCCAGGGGACGATCCGCATGCGCGGCCGTACCGACAAAGGGCGGCGCTGGCAGCAGGAGACCGACCTCGAAATGGCGCGCTGCCTCGTGCGCGAGCACGCGGCCGTACTCGTCAACCGCTTCACGATCCGGCGGTTGTATACGAATCGGACGTTCCGCCGCTACATTCTGGAACGCGACCGCTATACATGCCATTTCTGCGGCGAATACGGCGACACGATCGACCATCTGCTGCCGCGCGCCAAAGGCGGCCATACGACGCCGCTCAACTGCGTCTGCGCCTGCATGCTGTGCAACCAGAACAAAGCGGACCGCGACCTGGACGAATTCATGGAAGACGCGGAGCCGTTCGACGCTCCGGCGTCCGGCGGCGTCGAGTCCGGCAGCCCGTCGTCCCCGTAA
- a CDS encoding carbohydrate ABC transporter permease produces the protein MKTRKRTNWIAMILIALGTIFILFPLYMAVTIALKNQTDMLNSIFGLPTNLRFENFAKAIEMTNFFQALGNSAIVTISTVVLTILSNSLVAYAVARNMGKSKFFKGLYFYFISAMFIPFPIIMLPIVKLTASFGMTNLLGLIILHTVYGLAFNVFIYVGYIRSIPIDLEEAATVDGTGTFGTFVRIIFPLMAPINATVGILICLSTYNDFLLPLVILSDQNQYTLPLVQYVFQGQFNTEFNLAFASYLLAMLPMIVIYLFAQKWIINGVTQGAVK, from the coding sequence ATGAAAACCCGCAAACGGACCAACTGGATCGCCATGATCCTGATTGCGCTCGGGACGATCTTCATCTTGTTCCCGCTGTACATGGCCGTCACCATCGCGCTCAAAAACCAGACGGACATGCTGAATTCCATTTTCGGCCTGCCGACCAATCTGCGCTTTGAAAACTTCGCCAAAGCGATCGAAATGACGAACTTTTTCCAGGCACTCGGCAACAGCGCGATCGTCACGATCTCGACCGTTGTCCTGACCATCCTGAGCAACTCGCTCGTCGCCTACGCGGTCGCGCGGAACATGGGCAAGAGCAAGTTTTTCAAAGGACTGTATTTCTACTTTATCAGCGCCATGTTCATCCCGTTCCCGATTATCATGCTGCCGATCGTCAAACTGACGGCATCGTTCGGGATGACGAACCTGCTCGGCCTGATCATCCTGCACACGGTGTACGGACTCGCCTTCAACGTGTTCATCTACGTCGGCTACATCCGCTCGATTCCGATCGATCTGGAAGAAGCGGCGACGGTCGACGGCACGGGGACGTTCGGGACGTTCGTCCGTATCATCTTCCCGCTGATGGCGCCGATCAACGCGACGGTGGGCATCCTGATCTGCCTGTCGACGTACAACGACTTCCTGCTGCCGCTCGTCATCTTGAGCGATCAGAACCAGTACACGCTGCCGCTCGTGCAGTACGTGTTCCAGGGACAGTTCAACACGGAGTTCAACCTGGCGTTCGCGTCGTACCTGCTGGCGATGCTGCCGATGATCGTCATCTATCTGTTCGCTCAGAAGTGGATCATCAACGGCGTTACGCAGGGCGCGGTCAAATAA
- a CDS encoding sensor histidine kinase has translation MKDSMQAAACPSPALTAAAGDLLQLAAEVSGAETLFVAKRTEDGIRPLFVWGRAREGLRVGELLNLPDPSGGESGLTVELPLLNGNEHGLLGARRSGRAFDAGEEQALGRAASVLARLAESEEKSSAVRREQELRQSREDAERAARQTGELLAMMGHDIRTPMNGIVAMSELLKESGLTTEQQQYLQIIEGSQQSLLELVGSILDYGKLEARQMKLEPAPMDLLGALEDTVYQFAAKAAQRPELELTLDLDLDPGLILIGDVGKIRQVVSNLLSNAIKFTAAGEVRISARRLDGQEGGDARAWIEIVVCDTGIGLSEADIGRLFQDYAQVHRDEAGDYGGTGLGLSISRRLVELMGGRIRAEGREGVGTRMIFAVPLEIDREVEPGVSDPAQLRDRRLLLAARGSGTRLTLSRLAARLGMEVWTASTVAEAALVLVGEGPFDLVLSEWALEEDPGPRPDLPPGAAPAAPLILLHPLIHDSEPAAPGGRPVPASLTKPVRRSELCSVLALACCPAEG, from the coding sequence ATGAAAGATTCGATGCAAGCGGCGGCGTGTCCGTCGCCGGCTTTGACCGCGGCGGCCGGCGACCTGCTTCAACTTGCCGCCGAAGTGTCGGGCGCGGAGACGCTGTTCGTCGCCAAGCGGACGGAGGACGGCATCCGTCCGCTGTTCGTATGGGGCCGGGCCCGGGAAGGGCTTCGCGTCGGTGAACTGCTGAACCTGCCCGATCCGTCGGGCGGGGAGAGCGGCCTCACCGTTGAGCTGCCGCTGCTGAACGGGAACGAACACGGGCTGCTGGGCGCCCGGCGCAGCGGCAGGGCGTTCGACGCCGGCGAAGAGCAGGCGCTCGGACGCGCGGCTTCCGTCCTCGCGCGTCTGGCCGAGTCGGAAGAGAAAAGCTCTGCCGTGCGGCGCGAGCAAGAACTGCGCCAAAGCCGCGAAGACGCGGAGCGGGCCGCCCGCCAGACCGGCGAGCTGCTCGCGATGATGGGGCACGATATTCGCACGCCGATGAACGGCATCGTCGCCATGTCGGAACTGCTCAAGGAAAGCGGGCTGACGACCGAGCAGCAGCAGTATTTGCAAATCATCGAAGGCAGCCAGCAGTCGCTGCTGGAACTGGTCGGCAGCATTCTCGATTACGGCAAATTGGAAGCCCGGCAGATGAAGCTTGAGCCGGCGCCCATGGACCTGCTGGGGGCGCTCGAAGACACGGTCTACCAATTCGCGGCCAAAGCGGCGCAGCGCCCGGAGCTCGAATTGACGCTGGATCTCGATCTCGACCCCGGACTGATCCTGATCGGGGACGTCGGCAAGATTCGCCAGGTCGTCAGCAACCTGCTGAGCAACGCGATCAAATTCACGGCGGCCGGGGAAGTGCGGATTTCGGCGCGCCGACTGGACGGGCAAGAGGGCGGCGATGCCCGGGCATGGATCGAAATCGTCGTCTGCGATACCGGAATCGGCTTGTCGGAAGCCGACATCGGCCGGCTGTTTCAGGATTATGCCCAGGTGCACCGCGACGAAGCGGGAGACTATGGCGGAACGGGACTCGGCCTGTCGATCAGCAGGCGGCTGGTCGAGCTGATGGGCGGCCGGATTCGGGCCGAAGGACGCGAAGGCGTAGGCACGCGAATGATCTTCGCCGTGCCGCTGGAGATCGACCGCGAAGTCGAACCCGGCGTGTCCGATCCGGCGCAACTGCGGGACCGGCGTCTGCTGCTCGCCGCGCGCGGAAGCGGAACGCGCCTGACGCTGTCGCGCCTGGCCGCGCGTCTCGGCATGGAAGTGTGGACGGCATCGACCGTGGCGGAAGCGGCGCTCGTGCTCGTCGGCGAAGGCCCGTTCGATCTCGTGCTGAGCGAATGGGCGCTCGAAGAAGACCCCGGGCCGCGGCCCGATCTGCCGCCCGGGGCTGCGCCGGCCGCTCCGCTTATCCTGCTGCACCCGCTGATTCACGACAGCGAGCCTGCCGCGCCCGGCGGACGCCCGGTCCCGGCTTCGCTGACGAAGCCTGTCCGGCGGAGCGAACTGTGCAGCGTGTTGGCGCTGGCCTGCTGCCCGGCCGAAGGTTGA
- a CDS encoding carbohydrate ABC transporter permease: MAKRKAAFYWMTVPALLLFFVFHTFPALQGVFYSFTNWNGFAKTYDFVGFKNYYYLFQDDNVGNAYWFTFKFAILVTIVINVLSLLIAMGLNASIKARNFFRGVYFLPNILSVLIVGYIFNYLFSNVFTVWGENLGIGALSTNLLGSQTLAWIGVAFVAIWQGIALNTILYLSGLQTIPTQLYEASGLDGANKWQEFWKITFPLIAPFFTINMVLAMKNALMVFDLIVALTNGGPGRATQSISHLIYTGGFEGGEFAYQSANSVIYFIVIAVISIVQIRYLQRRETDM; this comes from the coding sequence ATGGCAAAAAGAAAAGCCGCCTTTTACTGGATGACCGTCCCGGCTTTGCTGCTGTTTTTCGTATTCCATACGTTCCCGGCCCTGCAGGGGGTATTCTACTCCTTCACGAACTGGAACGGTTTCGCCAAAACGTACGACTTCGTCGGCTTCAAGAACTACTATTATCTGTTCCAGGACGACAACGTCGGCAACGCCTACTGGTTCACGTTCAAGTTCGCGATTCTCGTCACGATCGTGATCAACGTGCTCAGCCTGCTGATCGCGATGGGGCTGAACGCCAGCATCAAAGCACGGAACTTTTTCCGCGGCGTGTACTTCCTGCCGAACATCCTGAGCGTCCTGATCGTCGGCTACATATTCAACTACCTGTTCTCCAACGTGTTCACCGTCTGGGGCGAGAACCTCGGCATCGGGGCGCTGTCCACGAACCTGCTCGGCAGCCAGACGCTCGCCTGGATCGGCGTCGCGTTCGTCGCGATCTGGCAGGGCATCGCGCTGAACACGATCTTGTACCTGTCCGGCCTGCAGACGATTCCGACGCAGCTGTACGAAGCTTCCGGTCTCGACGGCGCCAACAAATGGCAGGAGTTTTGGAAAATTACGTTCCCGCTCATCGCTCCTTTTTTCACCATTAATATGGTCCTGGCGATGAAGAATGCGCTGATGGTATTCGACCTGATCGTCGCGCTGACGAACGGCGGGCCGGGCCGCGCCACGCAGTCGATCTCGCACCTGATCTACACGGGTGGCTTCGAAGGCGGCGAATTCGCGTATCAGTCGGCGAACTCGGTCATCTACTTTATCGTGATTGCGGTCATCTCGATCGTGCAGATCCGATACTTGCAGAGAAGGGAGACGGATATGTAA
- a CDS encoding alpha/beta fold hydrolase — translation MGKYVEVEPGVNIYVEDVGQGRPVIFLHGWPLDSRMFEYQYMRLPGMGFRCIGIDARGFGKSDAPWEGYTYDRYADDVRAVIDALGLEDAVLVGFSMGGATAVRYAARHQSHGVSKLLLIGAAAPSFTVRDGVPNAMTIEDVNEQIIQPTLEDRPKMITAFGKKLTHKSPSASSFAWVEMVAFQASAVGTLRAAEMLRDEDLRGDLAQITVPTAIFHGEKDEICPYGLAQTMNAGIATSHVVTFEKSGHALMMDEPEKFNEEIVAFLR, via the coding sequence ATGGGAAAATACGTTGAAGTGGAACCGGGAGTCAATATTTACGTGGAAGACGTAGGTCAGGGAAGACCGGTTATTTTCCTGCACGGATGGCCGCTCGATTCGCGAATGTTCGAATACCAATATATGCGCCTGCCGGGCATGGGCTTCCGCTGCATCGGCATCGACGCGCGCGGCTTCGGCAAATCCGACGCCCCGTGGGAAGGCTACACGTATGACCGCTACGCGGACGACGTCCGTGCGGTCATCGACGCGCTGGGCCTCGAAGACGCCGTGCTGGTCGGCTTCTCCATGGGCGGCGCGACAGCGGTACGCTACGCGGCCCGCCATCAATCGCACGGCGTATCGAAGCTGCTGCTGATCGGCGCGGCCGCTCCGAGCTTCACCGTTCGCGACGGCGTGCCGAACGCGATGACGATCGAAGACGTCAACGAACAGATCATTCAGCCTACGCTGGAAGATCGCCCGAAAATGATTACGGCGTTCGGCAAAAAGCTGACGCACAAATCGCCAAGCGCTTCTTCGTTCGCCTGGGTCGAAATGGTCGCTTTCCAGGCGTCCGCCGTCGGCACGCTCCGCGCCGCCGAGATGCTGCGCGACGAAGACCTGCGCGGCGACCTGGCGCAGATCACCGTACCGACCGCCATTTTCCACGGCGAGAAAGACGAGATTTGCCCTTACGGCCTGGCGCAGACGATGAACGCCGGCATCGCCACGTCCCACGTCGTGACGTTCGAGAAAAGCGGCCACGCCCTCATGATGGACGAACCGGAGAAATTTAATGAGGAGATTGTTGCGTTTTTACGTTGA